In the Candidatus Omnitrophota bacterium genome, ACTCGGGGTTCTTCACCATCCACATGCAGCAGGCATCGACATGGGTGTAATCAGTTTGAATATCCTTGTACTCCTTGGCGACGTCTTCAAACACGCGCTGCCATAAATCGTGCGCGAAGGTCAGCACATTGGTCTTGCCGCACAGCGTCAGTTTCTTTCTGGATCGCTTGCGCGTCGTCTCAAACGCGAAGCGGATGCAGCGCTCAACACCCTTGCGCGTGTTCACCGACGTCTGCAGCGCGACCTCATCGGCCGTGCCTTTGCGCAAAAATCCTCCCACGCCGGCGTAGAGCCCTTCGGTGTTCTCGCGCACCACCACGAAGTCGATGTCCTCAGGCTGCTTATCCCTCAAGGGCGTCCACACCCCGGGATACAGCTTCACCGGACGCAGATTGATGTATTGGTCCAGCTCGAAGCGCAGCCGTAGCAGAATGCCCTGCTCCAGGATTCCCGGCTTGACGTCGGGATGCCCGATGGCGCCGAGATAAATGGCGCCGGCCTCGCGCAGCTCTTTCAAGACGCTCGAAGGCAGGGTCTCTTTGGTTTTCAAATACCGAGCACCCCCCAGGTCATACTCGCGCCACTCAAGACGAAAATGGCCCTGACTCGCCGCCGCCTCAAGCACTTTGCGGCCCTCGCGGATCACTTCAGGGCCGGTGCCATCTCCAGGAATCACCGCAATCCGATAAGACGCAGATTTCCGCAGATTGCTACGCCGATTACCACTGATCTGCGGCGATCTGCGTTGAAGATCTGCGGTAATCTGCGTTCTAGTCGTCCGGGTGGTCATCGTTGACTCGCAATGGTGTTGGGCAGCTTGGCATGAAGCCTCGCGCCCGAGCATACGAAAAGAGATCCCCCGCCTCCAACATCGGAACAATGTCGCTCAGCGGACTCAGCGTCCATGAGGTCTTCAGGGCCGGCACATACAGCACCGGCTTGCTCGTATTCGCCAGCACCAGCTCGCCCTCCATGCCGGTGTGAACCACGTCGCAGAGCCGCTCAGCCGGCGAATCGCACGGCAACAGATACCCGCCGTTGACGCAGTTACGGTAGAAAATCCTGGCAAAAAACTCGGCGATCACCGCGCGCACGCCGGCTTGCTGCAGCGCGATCGGCGCATGCTCCCGAGACGAACCGCACCCAAAATTTTTGCCTGCCACAATCAGGGGAAACCGGCCGGGCGGCTGCCCTTCGCGGCTAAACGGCGTGCCGCCCTTGGGCAACCCTTGCGCGGCTTCCGGCACCCCAGAGAGCGCGTACCAGCCGAACTTCGCCTTCTCGTCGGACCGTGAGGGATCCAAACTCAGATACTGCGCAGGAATGATCTGGTCGGTGTCGATATTATCCCCAACCACATAGATCGCGCCCTTGATCACATCAGAAATCTTATGATTCGAAGACGGCATGATCATGCCAAAAACTCCCGAGGGTCGGTGATGACGCCGCGCACCGCTGAAGCCGCCACGGTCAGGGGCGACGCCAGGTAGACTTGCGCCAGCTTATGCCCCATCCGACCCGGGAAATTGCGGCTGGTCGAGCTGATACACACCATCGGCTCATTGAGGCGCCCCAGGGTGTCCAAGGGCCCGCCCAAACAGGCCCCGCATGACGGGGGCCCGATCACGCAGCCGGCGTGCTCAAAAATCTGCTTCAGCGTCTGCCCGTCGATCTTGGCGGTCTCGAGTGCCCGTTCGATCTCCGTCGTGGCCGGCACGACAAAGGTGTTGACCTTCACGCGGCGGCCGTTCATCACCCGCGCCGCAGCGAGGAAGTCCGTGAGCTTGCCTCCGGTGCAGGACCCCAGGTACGCCCGGTCGATCGCCACCCCGCTGACGGATCGCACGGTCGCGTGATGGTCGGGGCTCGAGGGTTTCGCGACAACCGGCTCCAGGGCGCGGCAGTCGAAGCGATACTCCTTCAGATACGAGGCGTCGGCGTCCCTCGTGAGGGCTTGAAACGGTTTCTTCGTTTTAGCCGCAACGCTGTTGATCGTCACCTGATCCGGATTGATCAGGCCGTTTTTCCCTCCGGCTTCGATGGTCATATTCACCAAGGTCATGCGCTCTTCCATGCTCAGGCTATAGACCCCGTCGCCATCAAACTCGAGCGCTTTATACGTGCCGCCATCAACGCCGATCGTTCCAATCACGGTCAGCATCAGGTCTTTCGCCATGAGATACGGCGGCAGCGCGCCCTCGAACACGAACCGCAGCGTGTGAGGCACGCGCAGCCATAAGGTGCCGGTGCCCATCACGAACGCCGCTTCGGTATTGCCGATGCCGGTGGCAAACTCGCCGAAGGCGCCGGCCGTGCAGGTATGCGAGTCCGTGCCGAAAAGGACTTCGCCGGGGCGCGTGTGCCCTTCCTCGGCCAAGGCGATGTGGCACACCCCCTTATACCGCTTCGTGCCCGGGTCGTAGTAGTGCGGCAGCCGCTGCTCGCCCGCAAACGTCCGCAGGGTTTCGACGTTGCGGCGCGCCTTCTCATCCTTCGTGAAGATGTAATGATCCGGGATGATCACGACTTTTTCCCGATCCCACACCTTGGCCGAGCGCCCGAATTGCTCGTGGAAAATCCCGATGGTGGGCGGCCCGCACACATCATGGGTCATCAGCACGTCGGCCTTCACCCATACGGTCTCGCCCGGGCAGACCGATGAGCGATTCGCCGCTCTGGCGAGGATTTTTTCTGTCAGTGTCATGCCCATCGTGTCTCCGTTCGATATCAGATATCAAACGGCCGTTTGATATCTGATATCGCCCTTGCTCAAGCCTTCCATAGGGCTGGAGGCCGACGCGTACGGCTTCTTCGGGATCCGTCCGGCCTCAAACGCCAGCCGGCCGGATTCAACGGCCAGGCGCATTGCCGTCGCCATCTTCACCGGATCCGAAGCGCCGGCGATCGCGGTATTCATGAGCACCCCGTCAGCCCCCAGCTCCATCACGATCGACGCATCCGACGCTGTGCCCACCCCGGCATCCACGATCACCGGCACGGAAACGGCCTCGAGAATGAAGTGGATGTTCAGCGGATTGATGATGCCTAATCCCGAGCCGATCGGAGCGGCCAGCGGCATCACGCACACCGCCCCGGCATCCTGAAGCTTTTTGGCCATGATCGGATCATCATTCGTGTACGGCATGACCACGAATCCCTCCCTCACGAGCTCCTTCGTGGCGCGCAGGAGCGCTTCCGTATCTGGCAGGAGCGTCTTCTGGTCGCCGATCACCTCAAGTTTCACGAGATTGGACAGCCCAGCCTCCCGACCAAGCGCGGCGGTGCGAATCGCCTCCTCAGCCGTGTAGCACCCCGCCGTATTCGGCAGCAGGGTGAGGCGCGTTCGGTCAAGATAATCCAGCAGGCTCTCCTCATTTGGCCGATCCAGATTGATCCGTCGCACCGCCACGGTGACCAGCTCTGCTCCGCTCGCCTCAATCGCCTGGCGCATCAGCCCGAACGTCGCATACTTCCCCGTCCCAACAATCAGCCTCGACGAGAAAGCACGATCACCAATCTGTAATCCGTTCGCGTTCATCTTCCTCTTGTGTCCAGGTGGCCACGTGGTCACACGCTACGTTCCCACCAACGACACCGCCGGCCGCGGCTCTTCGATCACGGTCCCTTTGCCGACGACCACGATGCCGGATTCGGTCACATGAAACCGACGACGGTCTTCCTCGAGGTTGTAACCAATCTCCGCATAGCGCGGAATGATGACGTCTTTATCGATAATCGCCCGACGGATCTTCGCGTACCGCCCGACTTCGACGTGCTCCATCAGAATCGAGTCTTCCACCGTCGCGTAACTATTGATGCGCACATCAGGCGAGAGCACGCAGCGCTTGACCTGCCCCCCGCTGATGATGCAGCCATTCGACACGAGCGAATCCAGCACCGACCCCACGCGGCCGGTGGCTTCATCGGCGAACACGGTTTTGGCCGGCGGCCACTGCTCATGGTACGTGCGGATCGGCCAGGCGCGGTCATAGAAATTGAACTGCGGTGTCACTTGCACCAACTCCATGTTGGCCTCGTAATACGCGTCCAAGGTCCCGATGTCGCGCCAATATTTTGAGGTGTGCTTGTTCTCGTCCTTGAAATGGTACGCCACCACTTTCACGTTGCGGGCCGCGGCCGGCAGCACGTCCCGGCCGAAATCGTGGCTGCTCTCCGCGCGGCGCGCATCGCCCACCAGCGCGTGCTGCAGGAGCTCCCGATTA is a window encoding:
- a CDS encoding 3-isopropylmalate dehydratase large subunit, coding for MGMTLTEKILARAANRSSVCPGETVWVKADVLMTHDVCGPPTIGIFHEQFGRSAKVWDREKVVIIPDHYIFTKDEKARRNVETLRTFAGEQRLPHYYDPGTKRYKGVCHIALAEEGHTRPGEVLFGTDSHTCTAGAFGEFATGIGNTEAAFVMGTGTLWLRVPHTLRFVFEGALPPYLMAKDLMLTVIGTIGVDGGTYKALEFDGDGVYSLSMEERMTLVNMTIEAGGKNGLINPDQVTINSVAAKTKKPFQALTRDADASYLKEYRFDCRALEPVVAKPSSPDHHATVRSVSGVAIDRAYLGSCTGGKLTDFLAAARVMNGRRVKVNTFVVPATTEIERALETAKIDGQTLKQIFEHAGCVIGPPSCGACLGGPLDTLGRLNEPMVCISSTSRNFPGRMGHKLAQVYLASPLTVAASAVRGVITDPREFLA
- the glgC gene encoding glucose-1-phosphate adenylyltransferase — protein: MRRILAFVMAGGKGERLLPLTKDRAKPAVPFGGTYRIIDFTLSNCINSGIRKIHVLVQYKSHSLQRHLIMGWNIFHSELGEYIDVIPAQQRTGDHWYLGTADAIYQNINSIEQENPDQVLVLAGDHIYKMNYAEMVAFHEAQRAEVTVGVIEMDLARAKGFGIVEVDEADRVVGFEEKPERPKTLPGQPDRCFASMGIYVFNRELLQHALVGDARRAESSHDFGRDVLPAAARNVKVVAYHFKDENKHTSKYWRDIGTLDAYYEANMELVQVTPQFNFYDRAWPIRTYHEQWPPAKTVFADEATGRVGSVLDSLVSNGCIISGGQVKRCVLSPDVRINSYATVEDSILMEHVEVGRYAKIRRAIIDKDVIIPRYAEIGYNLEEDRRRFHVTESGIVVVGKGTVIEEPRPAVSLVGT
- a CDS encoding 3-isopropylmalate dehydrogenase, giving the protein MTTRTTRTQITADLQRRSPQISGNRRSNLRKSASYRIAVIPGDGTGPEVIREGRKVLEAAASQGHFRLEWREYDLGGARYLKTKETLPSSVLKELREAGAIYLGAIGHPDVKPGILEQGILLRLRFELDQYINLRPVKLYPGVWTPLRDKQPEDIDFVVVRENTEGLYAGVGGFLRKGTADEVALQTSVNTRKGVERCIRFAFETTRKRSRKKLTLCGKTNVLTFAHDLWQRVFEDVAKEYKDIQTDYTHVDACCMWMVKNPEWFDVIVTDNMFGDIITDLGAMIQGGMGIAAGGNLNPQGVSMFEPIGGSAPKYTGKHVINPLAAICAGSMMLEHLGQMKAAAAIERAVINITATKLKSLAAGKMGYSTSEVGDLVVKGLLV
- a CDS encoding thiazole synthase, with the translated sequence MNANGLQIGDRAFSSRLIVGTGKYATFGLMRQAIEASGAELVTVAVRRINLDRPNEESLLDYLDRTRLTLLPNTAGCYTAEEAIRTAALGREAGLSNLVKLEVIGDQKTLLPDTEALLRATKELVREGFVVMPYTNDDPIMAKKLQDAGAVCVMPLAAPIGSGLGIINPLNIHFILEAVSVPVIVDAGVGTASDASIVMELGADGVLMNTAIAGASDPVKMATAMRLAVESGRLAFEAGRIPKKPYASASSPMEGLSKGDIRYQTAV
- a CDS encoding 3-isopropylmalate dehydratase, with the protein product MSDVIKGAIYVVGDNIDTDQIIPAQYLSLDPSRSDEKAKFGWYALSGVPEAAQGLPKGGTPFSREGQPPGRFPLIVAGKNFGCGSSREHAPIALQQAGVRAVIAEFFARIFYRNCVNGGYLLPCDSPAERLCDVVHTGMEGELVLANTSKPVLYVPALKTSWTLSPLSDIVPMLEAGDLFSYARARGFMPSCPTPLRVNDDHPDD